TAGGCCTACGTGTGACCATGATGGAATGACCCAGTGGTGTCGGATGTTGGATCCGACAACTCCATGTCGAATGCTTGTCGAATCCGGGCGAGCGTATCTGTTGAATCGAGGCCATACTGCTCCTGCAGCGCGTTTGCGGCATGACGCGCAAGGTCTGACAGAAGAATGCCCCAAGACGCAGGCTCGTCACGGCCGCTGTCATGCCACAGCCCAATGTTGAGTGTGCAATGCAGGCCCTTCTCTGCGGCCCAAGCGCTGACAAGTTGCCTTGCCGATTCATCGCGCTGCGCTGCTGGTGGAATGACTAGAGGCTTCATAAGTAGGCCTAACGCTTGAGTTAAGCCGCGCCGCGAAGCGGCGTCGGCTTGAACGAATTGTTAGACATTATTTGCCGACTACCTTGGTGATCTCGCCTTTCACGTAGTGAACAAATTCTTCCAACTGATCTGCGCGCGAGGCCAAGCGATCTTCTTCTTGTCCAAGATAAGCCTGTCTAGCTTCAAGTATGACGGGCTGATACTGGGCCGGCAGGCGCTCCATTGCCCAGTCGGCAGCGACATCCTTCGGCGCGATTTTGCCGGTTACTGCGCTGTACCAAATGCGGGACAACGTAAGCACTACATTTCGCTCATCGCCAGCCCAGTCGGGCGGCGAGTTCCATAGCGTTAAGGTTTCATTTAGCGCCTCAAATAGATCCTGTTCAGGAACCGGATCAAAGAGTTCCTCCGCCGCTGGACCTACCAAGGCAACGCTATGTTCTCTTGCTTTTGTCAGCAAGATAGCCAGATCAATGTCGATCGTGGCTGGCTCGAAGATACCTGCAAGAATGTCATTGCGCTGCCATTCTCCAAATTGCAGTTCGCGCTTAGCTGGATAACGCCACGGAATGATGTCGTCGTGCACAACAATGGTGACTTCTACAGCGCGGAGAATCTCGCTCTCTCCAGGGGAAGCCGAAGTTTCCAAAAGGTCGTTGATCAAAGCTCGCCGCGTTGTTTCATCAAGCCTTACGGTCACCGTAACCAGCAAATCAATATCACTGTGTGGCTTCAGGCCGCCATCCACTGCGGAGCCGTACAAATGTACGGCCAGCAACGTCGGTTCGAGATGGCGCTCGATGACGCCAACTACCTCTGATAGTTGAGTCGATACTTCGGCGATCACCGCTTCCCTCATGATGTTTAACTACCATTAGACCCCCAGCGGGGGGCGTAGCACCGAGTCTGCTGGGGGACGGAGGGGCGGTCAACGGTGCGGCAGGCTTTCCCGATCAACGGCTTGTTGGCGCTCTCACCTTCCTCGCCGGATAACGCGCCCGGGATATACGGCGACCACACCGCGATATTGATTATGGCGGTGCGCTCGCCGGCGTAACGGCAGGCCACTGCTGCCTGGCCCGGGTCGCGGTTGCATCGCCTTGCCGCCCATCGCGCTAGTGCCCGCCCGCGGCTCGTCCGCACGGCCACCCCGCCTACAATTCCCGCATGACCTTTCCACGGACCCCTGCATGCGCCTGTCCCTGTTCCCGGCCCTGTCGCCGCTGCTCATTGCTGCTGCCATGACCCTGCCCTCTGCTCCCACCGCCGCCGCGCCTGCGCCGGAGAAGCTCACCCTGGAGGCCATCACCGGCAGCGCGCCGCTGTCGGGGCCCACGCTGATGAAGCCGCAGGTGTCGCCGGACGGGGCGCGGGTGACCTTCCTGCGCGGCAAGGACAGCGACCGCAACCGCCTGGACCTGTGGGAATACGACGTGGCCAGCGGCCAGACCCGGCTGCTGGTGGATTCCAGCGTGGTGCTGCCGGGCGGGGAAGTGCTCAGCGAGGTCGAGAAGGCGCGGCGCGAGCGCCAGCGCATCGCGGCGCTGTCGGGCATCGTCGATTACCAGTGGTCGCCCGATGGCAAGGCGCTGCTGTTCCCGCTCGGCGGCGAGCTCTACCTCTACGACCTTGGCAGGCAGGGCAGCGAGGCCGTGCGCAAGCTGACTTCGGGCCAGGGTTTCGCCACCGATGCGCGACTGTCGCCGCGCGGCGGCTTTGCCAGCTTCGTGCGCGAGCGCGAGCTGTGGGTGATCGACCTGCGCAGCGGGCGCGAGATCCGGCTGACGCACGACGCCAGCGAGACCATCGCCAACGGCGTGGCCGAGTTCGTGGCCGACGAGGAGATGGGCCGCCACACCGGCTACTGGTGGGCGCCAGACGACAGCGCGATCGCCTTCATCCGCATCGACGAATCGCCGGTGCCGCTGCGCCAGCGCCACGAGGTGCACGCCGACCGCACCGTGGTCGTCGACCAGCGCTACCCGGCTGCCGGCGACGCCAACGTGCGCGTGCAGCTGGGCACCATCGCCCCGCGCGAGCGCGCGAAGCCGCGCTGGATCGACCTCGGCAAGGATCAGGACATCTACCTGGCCCGGGTCGACTGGCGCGATCCGCAGCGCCTGGCCTTCCAGCGCCAGTCGCGCGACCAGCACCTGCTCGAACTGGTCGAGGCCGACCTGGCCAGCGGCCGCCAGCGCGTCCTGGTCACCGAGACCTCCGACACCTGGGTGCCGCTGCACAACGCACTGCGGTTCCTGCCCGACGGCCGCTTCCTGTGGTCCTCCGAGCGGAGCGGCTTCCAGCACCTGTACATCGCCAGCGAGGACGGCAGCCAACTCACCGCGCTGACCTCCGGCGAGTGGGTGGTCGACGACCTGGTCGCGGTGGATGCCGGGGCCGGCTACGCCTGGTTCACTGGTACCCATGAGTCGCCGCTGGAGAAGCACGTCTACCGCGTGCCGCTGGCCGGCGGCGAGGTGGAGAAGCTGTCGCAGGAGCCGGGCATGCATGCACCGGCGTTCGCGCGCAATGCCAGCGTCTATGTGGACCACTGGTCCAACGAGTCCACTCCGCCGCAGATTGACCTGTTCCGCAACGACGGCGTGCGCCTGGCGACCCTGCTGCGCAACGACCCGGCCGATCCGGCGCATCCGTTCGCGCGCTACCGCGATGCGCAGCTGCCGCTGGAGTTCGGCACCCTCACCGCGGCCGACGGCAGCACCGCGCTGCACTACAGCCTGATCAAACCGGCCGGCTTCAACCCGAAGAAGAAATACCCGGTGGTGGTCTACGTCTACGGCGGCCCGGCCACCCAGACCGTGACCCGCGCCTGGCCCAGCCGCGCCGATGCACTGTTCAACCAGTACCTGGCCCAGCGCGGCTACGTGGTGTTCTCGCTGGACAACCGCGGCACCCCGCGCCGCGGCCGTGACTTCGGCGGCGCGCTGTACGGCCGCCAGGGCACGGTGGAAGTGGACGACCAGCTGCGCGGCATCGAGTGGTTGAAGTCGCAGCCGTGGGTCGATGCCTCGCGCATCGGCGTGCAGGGCTGGTCCAACGGCGGCTACATGACCCTGATGCTGCTGGCCCGCACGCCTGCCTATGCCTGCGGCGTGGCCGGCGCGCCGGTCAGCGACTGGGCGCTGTACGACACCCATTACACCGAGCGCTACATGGGCCTGCCGGCGGCCAATCCGGACGGCTACCGCGCCGCGCGGGTGCTGGAGCACGTGGAAGGGCTGGTCGGGCCGAAGGCACCGAAGCTGCTGCTGCTGCACGGCATGGCCGACGACAACGTGCTGTTCACCAACGCCACGGCGGTGATGTCGGCGCTGCAGAAGCGCGGCCAGCCGTTCGAGATGATGGCCTACCCGGGCGCACGCCACGGCCTGTCCGGCGCGGATGCGCTGCATCGCTACCGCCTGGCCGAGGACTTCCTGGGGCGTTGCCTCAGGCCCTGACGCGACGACGCGGCCTGGCGGCCGCGTCGCAGGTCCCGCACCGGACGACGCCGGCCATGGGCCGGCGTCGCTGCTTCAGTCGGCCGGTTCAGCTGGCTCGGGCTCGGACTCGGGCCCAGTGGCCGGCTGCTGCGGCGCCACCGCGCCCGGCGGCACCCAGATGGCGATGCCCGCGGCCTTCTTCTGCGTGGTCGGGATGCCCACGCTCAGGCCACCGGCGGTATGCCGGCCATAGCTGCCTGCGCCCACCGACATGCCCACCGGCGAGCCGGACGAGCCGACGCCGACCAGGACCACGCCGTTGGCGCCCAGCGCCGCGGCCTCGCGCTTGAGCCGGGCCACCGCCGCGTCGGTCTGGCCCTGGGTGCCGAAACCGACCGCGCTGGAAGCCTCCAGCTGGGCGATGTCCTGCGACCCGGCGGGCGGGGTCGAATAGACCTGCACCTCGGCGGGATCGATCGCCGGGCGCGGCTGGCCGAGCATGACCTTGGAGGTGCCCGCGCAGCCGGCGAGGAGCGCGGTGGCGAGCGAGGCGGCAATCAGCAGGTGGTGGCGGCGCATGGCGGATCCCCTGTGTCCGGTGGTGGTGGCCGCGATGTTCCCCTGCCCCGGGTGAATCGACCGCGAACCAGTTCCGGGCCTTCACGGCCCGCCACGGGAAGTAACCACGGCAACGGTCGCGGGCGCCAGGGCCAGCCGCTATCGTCGTCGCCCCGCGCGCCGGCCACTTGGCTGCAGCGCCCCTCCCCGCACTGGCCGCCCCCGCCCCTGATGATCGTCCGCCCCCGTCCACGCAGCTGGCAGCTGCTCTACATCATGCGTGGCTCGATCGTGCCGGCCATCGCGCCCAAGGTGGCGGCGATCTTCGGCCTGGGCGTGCTGACCTCGCTGTCGGCCGGGTGGCTGGCCGTGCCCGGCCTGGACGCCCTGGGCGTGGGACCTTTCACCCTGCTGGGCCTGGCCCTGTCCATCTTCCTCAGCTTCCGCAACAACGCCTGCCACGAACGCTGGTGGGAAGGCCGCAAGCTGTGGGGCCAGCTGGTGCTCGAAAGCCGCAGCCTGGCCCGCGAATGCAATGCCCTGCTGCCGGAAGACGAGGCCCTGCGGCGGCGGGCGCTGCGGCCTGCGATCGGCTTCGCGGCGGCACTGGCCGCGCGGCTGCGCCACCACGATCCGCGGGCCGCAGCCGCGCCCTGGCTGGAGCCGGACCAGGCGCCCGCGCTGGACCGCGCCAACATCCCCGATGCGCTGCTGGCGGTGGTCGCCGCCGAACTGGCCGTGCCGCTTCGCGACGGCCGCCTGCCGCCCTACCTGTACGCGATGCTCGAAGCACGCCTGACGGCGCTTTCCGGGGTCCAGGCCGGTTGCGAGCGGATCCTGGCCACGCCGCTGCCGTTCGCCTACACCCTGCTGCTGCACCGCTTCGCCTGGCTGTTCTGCGTGCTGCTGCCATTCGGGCTGGTCGGCGTGCTGGGCTGGGCCACGCCGCTGGTGTCGGCCCTGCTGGCCTATGCGTTCTTCGGCCTGGACCGGCTCGGCGACGAGCTGGAGGATCCGTTCGGGCTGGAGCCCAACGACCTGCCGCTGGACGCGCTTGCGCGGATCGTGGAGATCGACCTGCTCGACGGCCTCGGCGTGGCGCCGCTGCCAGCGCCATTGCAGCCGGAAGGCTATGTCCTGAGCTGAGTCGCCGCGGCGGCCGGTGGCGCTGCGCGGCCGGGACAATCTGTCCGGCGAGGCGCGGGCAGGCGGGGCGTATCATTCCAGGCCTGCAAGGAGCCACCCATGTCCTATCCGCTGATCCGCCCGCGCCGCATGCGCCGGGACGAGTTCTCCCGCCGCCTGATGCGCGAGAACGTGCTGACCACCAACGACCTGATCTACCCGGTCTTCGTCCACGAGGAGAAGGGCCGCAGCCCGGTGCCCTCGATGCCGGGCGTGGAGCGGCTGTCGATCGACGAGCTGCTGCGCGTGGCCGAGGAGGCGCTGGAGCTGGGCGTGCCGGTTCTGGACCTGTTCGGCGTGCCCGACCCGGCGGCCAAGACCGCCGATGGCCGCATCGCCTGGGACCCGGACGGCATCATCCCGCGCGCCATCCGCGCCCTGAAGGCGCGTTTCCCCGAGCTGGGGGTGATGACCGACCAGGCCCTGGATCCGTACACCACCCACGGCCAGGACGGGCTGATCGACGAGTCCGGCTACATCCTCAACGACGAGACCATCGAGGCGCTGGTCAAGCAGTCGCTGGTGCACGCCGAGGCCGGCGTCGACATCCTCTCGCCCTCGGACATGATGGACGGCCGCATCGGCGCCATCCGCGAGGCGCTGGAGGACGCGGGTTTCATCAACACCCGGATCATGTCCTATGCGGCCAAGTACGCCAGCGCTTTCTACGGCCCGTTCCGCAGCGCGGTCGGCAGCGCCGGCAACCTCGGCAAGGGCAACAAGTTCACCTACCAGATGGACCCGGCCAATTCGGACGAGGCCCTGCGCGAGGTCGAGCTGGACATCGCCGAGGGCGCGGACATGGTCATGGTCAAGCCGGGCCTGCCCTACCTGGACGTGATCCGGCGGGTGAAGGACGCCTTCGGCGTGCCGACCTTCGCCTACCAGGTCAGCGGCGAGTACGCGATGCTCAAGGCCGCTTCGGCCAACGGCTGGCTGGACGAGAAGGCCTGCGCGCTGGAAGCGCTGCTGGCGTTCAAGCGTGCCGGCGCCGACGGCGTGCTGACCTACTACGCCATGGACGTGGCGCGCTGGCTGCGCCAGGGCTGAGCCCCGCCGCCCAGCGCAGGCAACTCCCGGCGCTCAGGTGCCCGGCATGCAGCCGTCGGCCCCGCGCAGGGTCGGCGCGGCGACCCGGTACAGGTCGCCCTTGCCGGCCTTCGGTGCCGGCGCCGAGCCGGTGACCAGCAGGTCGGCCGGACGCGAGAGGTCGACCACCGGTGCCCGCGTGCTGCGCTCCTCGCTGTTGAACGACAGCCCCCACGGACCCTGTTCGGCGTAGGCCGCGCCCTGGCAGATGGCCAGGTACAGGCGCGCGTTGCCCGTGGCGCGGTCACGGCGCGCGAACAGCAGCGCGCGGCCGCCATCCAGCTCCATCACGTCCAGCTCGTCGGCCGTGGTGTTGATGCCCGGCAGGGCCCCGGACAGCTCCACGCTACCTTCGGGCCTGATACGCGCGGCGAACAGGTCCAGCCCGCCACCGGCGTTGTGGCCATTGCTGGAGAACAGCAGGCGGTCGTGTCCCGGGGTCGGCGAATGTTCGTCGCCCGGGGTGTTGAGCGCTGCCAGCGGCTCGGGCGCGCCCCAGCGCTGTCCGTCGAACGCCACCCGGTACAGGTCCAGCCCGCCGCGGCCACCCTTGCGCCGGGACGCGAAGTAGAGCCAGCGGCCATCGGGCGAGAACGCCGGCTCGGTCTCCGGGCCAGGCGTGTTGAACGGCAGCGGCTGCGGATCGACCCAGCGGATACCGTCGCGGCGCGCGATCCACAGGTCCATGCCGCCCGGGCCGCCCTCGCGGTCGCTGGCCCAGGCCAGCCACTGCCCGTCCGGGGAGATGCTGCCACGCAGCTCGTCGTCACGGGTGGAGGCGGTCCACAGGCCCTCGATGCCGAACTCGGCCAGCGCGGAAGCGGTAGCCGGCAGGAGTAGACTCAGGCAGAGGGCCGTCAACAGGTGGCGTCGCATGGCTTGGTCCGTAGGGCGGGCCAGGCAGTCTAGCCGCCGCCGGCCCACCCACCGCAACAACGAGGACGCCATGCCCGAAGCCCGCTATGCCGTGTTCGGCCACCCGATCGCCCACTCGCTGTCGCCGCGGATCCATGCGGCCTTTGCGCGGCAGGCCGGCATCGCCCTGCAGTACACGGCCATCGATGCGCCGCCCGGGCAGTTCCCCGACATCCTCGCGGCCTTCGCCACCGGCGGCGGGCGCGGCGGCAACGTGACCATGCCGCTGAAGGAACAGGCCTATGCCCTGTCCGCCACCCTCACCCCGCGCGCCCGCGCGGTGGGCGCGGTCAACACCCTGACCTGGCGCGACGGCCAGTGGCATGGCGACAACACCGACGGCGCCGGCCTGGTGCGCGACCTCACCGGCCGCCACGCGCTGGACCTGCGCGGTCGCCGTGCCCTGCTGGTCGGTGCCGGCGGCGCCGCCCGGGGCGTGGCCGCGGCCCTGCTGGATGCAGGCGTGCTGGAGCTGGCGGTGGTCAACCGCACCCCCGCGCGCGCCGACGCCCTGGTCGATTCGCTGGGCCAGCCCGGGCGCGCGTACTCGCGCTACTGGGACGACCTGTCCAACCAGGGCGACTTCGAGCTGATCGTCAACGCCACCTCGGCCGCGCGCGGCACCGGCGCCGGCGCGTTCACCGCACCGATGACCCTGGTCAACAGCCGCACCCTGGCGGTGGACATCAATTACGGCGAGGCCGCGATCCCGTTCCTGGCCTGGGCGCGCGCCGCCGGCTGCCTGCACGTGGTCGACGGCCTCGGCATGCTGGTCGAGCAGGCCGCCGAGGCGTTCGAGCTGTGGCATGGGGTGCGGCCCGACACCAGCCCGGTCTACGACGAGCTGCGTGCCGAGCAGGTGCGCCTGGTCACCGCGGACTGACCGGCGTGCTCACCCAGGCGTTGACCATGCTGGCCTACCAGCTGCCCGAACTGCTGGCGGCCAGCCTGGTGCTGGCCATGCTGCGCACCCGTACCCGCGCCGGTGCGCCCGGCCGCAAGCTGGCCGTGGCCGGGGCGGCGGTGGTGCTGGTGAGCACCCTGCTGCGCCTGCTGGCCGGCTTTGGCCAGGGCTGGGTGCTGGCCTATGGCATGTCCAGTGGCGGCGGTTCGCTGGGTACCTGGCTGGCGCTGTACAGCGTCGTCGCCCTGCTGCTGTCGGTGGCGTCGGCGGTCGGCCTGGCCCTGGTGGGCTGGGGCGCGCTGCGCGCGATAGCCGCCGCGGACGCACGCACGGCCTGAGTTACACGACTGCTCCTTGATGCCGTTGCAGCAGGCGGATGCCTGCACTGCAGCGCGATCATGAGCGCTCCATCGGCTGTCCAGGTACACCAGGCCGCGGACGGTGCAGGCGATTCATGCGCGATCGTGCAGCGTGTCACTGGTGAGCTGTGCAGGCTTACATCCCGCCTGTCATGCAGGGCTGGAAACCAGGCCCCTGTTGATACCTCTCCGAGACGGATGCCCCCTACGCGATCCAGCCGCATCCTGCCCCGCATTCCAAAGCTGCCGCCGCGCTACGCCGCGATCGTCATGCCGCTGTTGCTGTCGCTGCTGCTGTCGCTGCTGATGACCGCGGTCGTGTCGCTGATCTCCACGCTCAAGGCCACCGGGATGCCACCGGACCTTGCCACACGCTGGCTCTCCGCCTGGGCCCTGTCGTGGCTGGTCGCCTTCCCGGTGCTGCTGGTGGCGCTGCCGGTGGTGCGGCGGCTCACCGCGATGCTGCTGCGCCCGGCCTGAGCCGGCGCACCGGAACTGGCTGGATCAGGCCACCGGGCGGCGGTACATCGCGGCGCTGATGCACGAGAGCACGCTGACCACGAACCAGCCGAACGGGAACAGCGACAGGGTCACCAGCCACGTGATCGCGCCGGCGATGCAGGCAGCGAGGAACCACACCAGGGCCGACAGCACCCGCCCCTGGACCAGCTGGCCGAGACCGGGCACCACCAGGCTGCAGATGGCGGCGATGACATTGCCCGCGGAGCCGGGTCCGTTGCTCATTGCACAACTCCTTCGTGTGGATGGCTCCATCCTCGCCGACCAAAGCTGGCCCGCCAGTGAAGAAGGTCACGCACGCAGCTGATCCGTGTCCAACGATCGAATGCCAGTCAAACCACGAATCACGGCTTTCGCCGGACGAAGTCCGGTAATCCCCAATCCCGAATCCCGAATCCCGGCCTTCAACGGACGAATGTCCGGTAATCCCCAATCCCGGCTTCAAAGCACCCCATCCCGCTTCACCGCCAGATAGCGCTCCACCAGCGCGCCGGGCAGCTCGGTGGCGGTCACGTCCAGGGTCATGACCCTGTGGCGGCGCAGCGCCTCGTGCGCCTGCGCACGCTGCGCCAGGTAGGCGGCCGTGGCACCGGCACGGATCGCGCCATGCAGGTCGTCGGCCTCCTGGGCCAGGGCCTGGTCCAGCACCTGCTCGCGCAGGCTGGCCACGCACACCAGGTGGCGGCGCTGCAGCAGCCGCACCGCGGCCAGCAGGTCGTCGGCATCCTCGTCGCGCACGTTGGTGCACAACATCACCAGCGCGCGCCGGCGCTGGCGTGCCGCGAGCGCGTCGGCCAGGGCCAGGTAGTCGGTGGCCACCGGCTGCGGCTGCAGGTCGTAGCTGCCGCGCAGCAGTCCCTGCAGCGCGCCCGGGCCACGCCGCGGCGGCAGCCAGCGGTGGTTGGCGCCGGTGGCCATCAGGCCCACGGCGTCGCCCTGGCGCAGTGCCAGCCAGGCCACCACCAGCGAGGCATTGAGCGAGTGGTCGAAGTGCGACAGTCCGCCTTCGGTGGCGAGCATGCGCCGGCCGGTATCGACCACCAGCAGCAGCTGCTGGTTGCGCTCTTCCTGGTACTCGCGCGAGATCAGCTTGCGCGCGCGTGCCGTGGCCTTCCAGTCCACCTGGCGCAGGCTGTCGCCGACGCGGTACTCGCGCATCTGGCGGAAATCGGTGCCTTCGCCACGACGCCGGCGCATGTGCGCGCCGACCAGCAGCGAGGCCTGTTCGGCGCTGAACAGCGCCAGTTTCGCCAGCGGGGCGAAGTCCGGATATACCCGTACCTGCTGTGGCTCGCCCGCGATACGCAGCGTGCGCCACAGCCGCCACGGCGAAGGCAGGCGCAGGTGGGTGCCTTCCAGCACGAAACTGCCGCGCGCGGACGGCACCAGGCGATAGCGCACCCGTGCAACGCCATGCGCCGGGAGGACCAGGCGCAGCGGCAGGCCTTCGGCGCGCCAGCCCGGCGGATGCAGGTCCGCCAGTTCCAGCCGCAACGCACGCGGCGAGCGCACTTCCAGTTCCACCTCGCGCGGCACGCCCACCGGCAGCACCTCGACCAGGCGCCGCTCCACCTCCGGCGTCGGCAGCCTGCGCAGTCGCAGCGCATCCACCACGGCCAGCGATGCGACCACGGCGACGCCGGTCGCCCATGCCCACAGCGGTACCAGGCCCGCGACCGGCAGCACGCCGGCAAGCGCGCACAGCACCAGCAGCACCAGCAATGGAATGCCGGGCCTCATCGCGCCTCCGCTTTGCAGGGCTGGCAACGCGCGGCGCTCACTTGCGCGGCGCCTCCACCCGGGCCAGCAGCGCGCGCAGCACGTCGTCCGGCGACTGGCCGTCGATCTGCAGCTCCGCGGCCAGGGCGATGCGGTGGCGCAGCGCCGGCACCGCGACCGCGCGGATGTCGTCGGGGGTGGTGAAGTCGCGGCCTTCCAGCACCGCCTGCGCGCGCGCCGCGCGCACCAGGGCGATGCTGCCGCGCGGACCGGCACCCAGCGCGATGCCGGGCCACTGCCGGGTCGCGGCAACGATCCGCACCGCGTAGTCGAGCACCGCCGGATCGACGGTGACCTGCGCCACGCCCTGCTGCATCGCCACCAGCTCGGCGGCACCGACCACCGGCACCACCTCGTCCAGTTCGAAATCGCCACCGCCGCGGCCACCTGTGACCTCGGCCACCATCCGCACCTCGTCGGCGTGGCGCGGATAGCCGATCAGCAGCTTGAACAGGAAGCGGTCCAGCTGCGCTTCCGGCAGCGGATAGGTGCCTTCCTGCTCCACCGGGTTCTGCGTGGCCAGGGCCATGAATGGCCGCTCCAGCTGGAAGGACTCGCCCTCGATCGTGACCTGGCCTTCCTGCATCGCCTCCAGCAGCGCCGACTGGGTCTTGGCCGGGGCGCGGTTGATCTCGTCGGCCAGCAGCAGGTTGGTGAACACCGGGCCGCGACGGATGCGGAAGTCGCCCTTCTCCGGGTCGTACACGGCGTGGCCGCTGATGTCGCTGGGCATCAGGTCCGGGGTGAACTGCACGCGTGCGTGTTCCAGCGCCAGCGCCCGTGCCAGCGCGCGTACCAGCAGGGTCTTGCCCAGGCCGGGCACGCCCTCGATCAGCACGTGGCCGCCGGCCAGCAACGCGACCAGCACCTGGTCGAGGACGTCGTCCTGGCCGATGAAGGCGCGCGCGACCTCGGCGCGGATCGCGGCGACGCGACCGGCGAGGGCGTCGCCGGTGATGGGCGGCAAAGCGGGGGTGTCGGTCATAGCCGGTTCCTCATCTGGACCAGGGTGCGCATGCGCGCGTGGAATTCCTGCCGGTCCGCCGGCGCCTGCAGCGCCTCGCGTACCAGTTCCTGCGGAAGCTGCAGGCGTTCTGCGATCGCGGCCACGCGGGCGGAAGCGGACAGTGCATGGCTGGCCGGGTCGCGCCGGCGCAGGCGGGCGAGGAAGGCCTCGCGCATCGCCGCGTGCAGCACCCCGAGGTGGCCGCGGCGATACAGCAGCTCGCCGCTGGCCTGGACATGTTCGAGCAGCGAGCGACGCTCGCCCGGCGGTGAGGGCAGCCAGGGTCCGAAGCGCTGGCCGTGGCGCCACAGCCCGGCCGCCAGCGCCAGCAGCAGGGGCAGCCATACCGGCCAGGCGCGGCGCAGCAGCCGCAGCCATGGCGGAAGCGGCTGCTCCATCCGCACCAGGTGGAAGCTGCCGCGTCCGTAGTTGGGGCCGAGCACCTGCCGGGCCAGGGCCTGGTGCGGCACGTCGCGCAGCTTGGTGGTCTCGAGGAAATCCAGATCGGCCAGCAGGTCGACATGGCCACGACCGCGCTGCCAGCGCGCATACACCAGTCCCGCTTCGGGGTCGCCCCAATGCAGCCGCGGCGGGTACGCCGCGCCGGGGGTGAAGCGGCGTCCCCGGCAGAACTCGACATGGTCCGGCTGGCCGGGCACGCGCAGCTGTTCGCAGCGTGGTGCGCGCAGCGCATCGCGCAGGCCCAGCGCGGCCAGCAGCGGCACCTCGCCGGGATCGCCACCCCGCGGCGGCGTGCGCAGCACCAGGTGGCCTCCGCGCTCGACCCAGGACAGCAGGATCGCGGCCTGCCTGGCGTCGACCGTCGCCGGGTCGCCATGCAGCAGCACGGTATCGCGCGGACTACCGACCACCGCGGCCGCCGCCAGTCCGTCGTGCGCATGCACCTGCATGCCGTCGGCCTCGAGCACGCGGCGCAGGGTGTAGAGCGGGTCGCTCGCGGCTTCGCCACCGGGCGGCAGCGGCAGGCGCTGCTCGACCTTCTCGAAATGGCGCTGGAACCAGATCGCGCCCACCAGCAGCACCAGCGGCAGGCCCAGCAGGATCGCGCCGACGAGGATTCCGCGCTGGCGGGCGTTCATGCGCGCCACCCCCAGCAACGGGTCGCCTCGTCGAGCAGCTCGTCGAACCCGGCCTGGTCCGGCAGGCTGCCGGCGTAGGCGGCGTACTGCCAGGCGCGCACGGTGCGCGAGAACACCGTGCGCCCGGCCTCCGGGGCCAGCGCCGCGGCGGCGCGCAGGCATTGGGCTTCCGT
This genomic interval from Pseudoxanthomonas suwonensis 11-1 contains the following:
- a CDS encoding DUF5076 domain-containing protein — protein: MKPLVIPPAAQRDESARQLVSAWAAEKGLHCTLNIGLWHDSGRDEPASWGILLSDLARHAANALQEQYGLDSTDTLARIRQAFDMELSDPTSDTTGSFHHGHT
- a CDS encoding S9 family peptidase, which encodes MTLPSAPTAAAPAPEKLTLEAITGSAPLSGPTLMKPQVSPDGARVTFLRGKDSDRNRLDLWEYDVASGQTRLLVDSSVVLPGGEVLSEVEKARRERQRIAALSGIVDYQWSPDGKALLFPLGGELYLYDLGRQGSEAVRKLTSGQGFATDARLSPRGGFASFVRERELWVIDLRSGREIRLTHDASETIANGVAEFVADEEMGRHTGYWWAPDDSAIAFIRIDESPVPLRQRHEVHADRTVVVDQRYPAAGDANVRVQLGTIAPRERAKPRWIDLGKDQDIYLARVDWRDPQRLAFQRQSRDQHLLELVEADLASGRQRVLVTETSDTWVPLHNALRFLPDGRFLWSSERSGFQHLYIASEDGSQLTALTSGEWVVDDLVAVDAGAGYAWFTGTHESPLEKHVYRVPLAGGEVEKLSQEPGMHAPAFARNASVYVDHWSNESTPPQIDLFRNDGVRLATLLRNDPADPAHPFARYRDAQLPLEFGTLTAADGSTALHYSLIKPAGFNPKKKYPVVVYVYGGPATQTVTRAWPSRADALFNQYLAQRGYVVFSLDNRGTPRRGRDFGGALYGRQGTVEVDDQLRGIEWLKSQPWVDASRIGVQGWSNGGYMTLMLLARTPAYACGVAGAPVSDWALYDTHYTERYMGLPAANPDGYRAARVLEHVEGLVGPKAPKLLLLHGMADDNVLFTNATAVMSALQKRGQPFEMMAYPGARHGLSGADALHRYRLAEDFLGRCLRP
- a CDS encoding bestrophin family protein is translated as MIVRPRPRSWQLLYIMRGSIVPAIAPKVAAIFGLGVLTSLSAGWLAVPGLDALGVGPFTLLGLALSIFLSFRNNACHERWWEGRKLWGQLVLESRSLARECNALLPEDEALRRRALRPAIGFAAALAARLRHHDPRAAAAPWLEPDQAPALDRANIPDALLAVVAAELAVPLRDGRLPPYLYAMLEARLTALSGVQAGCERILATPLPFAYTLLLHRFAWLFCVLLPFGLVGVLGWATPLVSALLAYAFFGLDRLGDELEDPFGLEPNDLPLDALARIVEIDLLDGLGVAPLPAPLQPEGYVLS
- the hemB gene encoding porphobilinogen synthase, producing the protein MSYPLIRPRRMRRDEFSRRLMRENVLTTNDLIYPVFVHEEKGRSPVPSMPGVERLSIDELLRVAEEALELGVPVLDLFGVPDPAAKTADGRIAWDPDGIIPRAIRALKARFPELGVMTDQALDPYTTHGQDGLIDESGYILNDETIEALVKQSLVHAEAGVDILSPSDMMDGRIGAIREALEDAGFINTRIMSYAAKYASAFYGPFRSAVGSAGNLGKGNKFTYQMDPANSDEALREVELDIAEGADMVMVKPGLPYLDVIRRVKDAFGVPTFAYQVSGEYAMLKAASANGWLDEKACALEALLAFKRAGADGVLTYYAMDVARWLRQG
- a CDS encoding TolB family protein; amino-acid sequence: MRRHLLTALCLSLLLPATASALAEFGIEGLWTASTRDDELRGSISPDGQWLAWASDREGGPGGMDLWIARRDGIRWVDPQPLPFNTPGPETEPAFSPDGRWLYFASRRKGGRGGLDLYRVAFDGQRWGAPEPLAALNTPGDEHSPTPGHDRLLFSSNGHNAGGGLDLFAARIRPEGSVELSGALPGINTTADELDVMELDGGRALLFARRDRATGNARLYLAICQGAAYAEQGPWGLSFNSEERSTRAPVVDLSRPADLLVTGSAPAPKAGKGDLYRVAAPTLRGADGCMPGT
- the aroE gene encoding shikimate dehydrogenase, with the protein product MPEARYAVFGHPIAHSLSPRIHAAFARQAGIALQYTAIDAPPGQFPDILAAFATGGGRGGNVTMPLKEQAYALSATLTPRARAVGAVNTLTWRDGQWHGDNTDGAGLVRDLTGRHALDLRGRRALLVGAGGAARGVAAALLDAGVLELAVVNRTPARADALVDSLGQPGRAYSRYWDDLSNQGDFELIVNATSAARGTGAGAFTAPMTLVNSRTLAVDINYGEAAIPFLAWARAAGCLHVVDGLGMLVEQAAEAFELWHGVRPDTSPVYDELRAEQVRLVTAD
- a CDS encoding DUF2798 domain-containing protein codes for the protein MPPTRSSRILPRIPKLPPRYAAIVMPLLLSLLLSLLMTAVVSLISTLKATGMPPDLATRWLSAWALSWLVAFPVLLVALPVVRRLTAMLLRPA